CATCCTGGCGGGGCTCATCCGGAAGAGCGATGTGCTAGTCGAGAACTTCAAGCCGGGCACGCTCGAGCGATGGGGCTTCACCAGCGAGTGGTCGGCGGCTCACGCGCCCCAGGTGGTCCGCTGTTCGATCACCGGCTACGGCGCGACCGGGCCGAAGGCGGACCTGCCGGGGTACGACTTCATCCTGCAGGCGGAGTCGGGCTTGATGAGCATCTGCGGTGAGCCCGATGGCGCGCCGATGAAGTACGGCGTCGCCATCGTGGACCTGGCGACCGGGATGCTGGCCTGCGCCGCGATCCTCGGCGCGCTCGCCGCGCGGCACCGGACGGGCCGGGGACAGCACGTCGAGGTCTGCCTCTACGACACGGGCCTCGCGTTGCTGGCAAACGTGGCGGCCAACCATCTGGCCTCGGGGAGCGAGGCGCGCCGGTTCGGCAACGGCCATCCGAACATCGTGCCCTACACGGGCTACCCGGTGGCGGACGGCATGATCGCCATTGCCGTCGGCAATGAGGCGCAGTTCGGAAAGTTCGCCGCAGTGCTCGGGCATCCCGGGTGGGCGGAGGACGCGCGCTTCGCGCGTAACCGGGAGCGCGTGGTCAACCGCGAAGCGCTCGATGCGATGATCGCCGAGATCCTGCGCAACGACTCCGCGGAAGCCTGGATCGCGAAGCTGCGCGCGGCGGGCATTCCCTGCGGGCGCATCAATACCGTGTCGGAGGCGCTGAGCGACGCGCACACCGCCGCCCGCGAGATGGTGGTGAGCCTGCGACACCCGGCGGCGGGTGAGGTGAAGACGCTCGGCATCCCGTTCCGCATGGCCGGGACGCCCGCCTCCATCCGCCGGCCGCCGCCGACCCTCGGGCAGCACACCGACGAGGTGCTCCAGCACGAGTTCGGCTACAGTGCCGAGCGCATTTCGGCCCTGCGCCGGGAGGGCGTGGTTTGAGCGGGGAGTCTCGGGGCGATGCGCGGCGTGTCGGCTAAGTAGCGTTCCGCGCCTGCGCGTCCCGGATCGCGCGCCACACGCGTTCGGGCGTCGCCGGCAGCTCGATGTGCTCGACGCCCAGCTCGGCCAGAGCGTCGCAGATCGCGTTGATCACAGCGCCGAGCGCCGGCGTCGTGCCGCCCTCGCCGCCGCCGCGCAGCCCGAGCGGATGCGCCGTGGACGGCACCTCGCTGATCTCCGTCGTGAGCGACGGCAGCATGTCGGCGCGGGGGAGGGGGTAGTCCATGAGCGTCGACGACAGGAGTTGGCCCGTCTCGGCGTCGTACGCGCACTGCTCCCAGAGCGCCTGGCCCACGCCCTGCGCGATGCCGCCGTGCGTCTGGCCGTGGAGGATCAGGGGGTTCACGGCGCGCCCGCAGTCGTCCACGGTGGTGTACCGGACGACCTCGGCCACACCGGTTTCGGGATCGACCTCGACCTCGCACACCGCGCAGCCGTACGGGAAGGACGGCACGGGTAGCTCTTCGTCGGACGTGCCGGCGAGCGGGCCGCGACACTCCGCCGGCGCCTCGGCGCGCAGCGCCGCGCGCGCCGCCTCGAACAGATCGACCGCGCGGTTCGTGCCCTTCACGCGGAAGCGCCGCGCGGCGAACTCGATGTCGGCGTCGGCGGCCTCCAGAAGCCAGGCCGCGATCCGCTTGCCCCTCTCCACGATCTGGTCGGCGGCCTTCGCCATCACGATGGCAGCCAGCCGCAGCGCGCGCGCCGAATGCGCCCCACCGCCCACAATCGTCACGGCGGTGTCGCCGGTGACCAGACACACATCAGACAGCTCGACCCCGAGCCACTCGACCAGGAGCTGCGCGAAGCTCGTCGCGTGGCCCTGGCCGGACGAGAGCGTGCCCAGTACGAGGTCGACCCGACCCTCGGGGTGGACGGTGATGTGGGCGCGCTCGCGTGGAAAGCCGGTGTTGAGCTCGATGTAGTTCGCCAGGCCGATCCCGCGATAGCGCCCGCGGCGGCGCGCCTCGGCGCGGCGGGCCTCGAATCCCGCCCAGTCGGCGAGCGCCACCGCCCGGTCCATCGCGGCCAGGTAGTCGCCGCTGTCGTAGACGACGCCGACCGCGTTCCGGTACGGCATCGCGCGGGCGGGGATGAGGTTCTTGCGCCGGAGCTCGAGGCGGTCGAACCTGTGACGGCGCGCGGCGAGGTCGATCAGCCGCTCCATGACGAACGTGATCTCGGGGCGTCCGGCACTCCGGTACGGCGTGGTCGGCGACGTGTTCGTGACGACGGCGCGGCCGCGTACGGACGCCACGGGCACGCGGTAGACCGTGCCCGTCAGCGCCATGCCCTTGTTGAGCGGGTGGAACGAGACGGCGTGGGCGCCGATGTTGCTCGTGTTGGTGCCGCGGAACGCGAGGAAGTTGCCGCCGGCGTCGAGCGCCAGCTCGGC
The DNA window shown above is from Candidatus Rokuibacteriota bacterium and carries:
- a CDS encoding CoA transferase, with the protein product MADAGGALEGVRVVDLTRVLAGPWCTMALGELGADVIKVESVGNGDDTRAWGPPFVGSESAYFLGVNRNKRSVTLNLGSSAGRDILAGLIRKSDVLVENFKPGTLERWGFTSEWSAAHAPQVVRCSITGYGATGPKADLPGYDFILQAESGLMSICGEPDGAPMKYGVAIVDLATGMLACAAILGALAARHRTGRGQHVEVCLYDTGLALLANVAANHLASGSEARRFGNGHPNIVPYTGYPVADGMIAIAVGNEAQFGKFAAVLGHPGWAEDARFARNRERVVNREALDAMIAEILRNDSAEAWIAKLRAAGIPCGRINTVSEALSDAHTAAREMVVSLRHPAAGEVKTLGIPFRMAGTPASIRRPPPTLGQHTDEVLQHEFGYSAERISALRREGVV
- a CDS encoding xanthine dehydrogenase family protein molybdopterin-binding subunit encodes the protein MSFLQSRTRAAREGFGKPVRRKEDARLLVGAGCYSDDVNLPGQVYACFVRSPHAHARVGLIDSAAARATPGVIAVLTGADAAGAGVKPIPHTPMPGNPYEEVIRSDDVRFVAPHPPMPADRVRFVGEIVAMVVAETPAAARDGAERVSVDWTPLPAVTGSLAAAATDAPTLYDGTGSNVCVEAVAGDAAAVDAAFARAAHAVRLETWVQRVTGVTMEPRAAVGAWDQVTGRYTVYVGAAGTGRTQTGVAGALGVPESAVRVVARDVGGNFGTRNSCYPESVLVAWAARRVGHPVKWTANRREAFLADYQGRDLAARAELALDAGGNFLAFRGTNTSNIGAHAVSFHPLNKGMALTGTVYRVPVASVRGRAVVTNTSPTTPYRSAGRPEITFVMERLIDLAARRHRFDRLELRRKNLIPARAMPYRNAVGVVYDSGDYLAAMDRAVALADWAGFEARRAEARRRGRYRGIGLANYIELNTGFPRERAHITVHPEGRVDLVLGTLSSGQGHATSFAQLLVEWLGVELSDVCLVTGDTAVTIVGGGAHSARALRLAAIVMAKAADQIVERGKRIAAWLLEAADADIEFAARRFRVKGTNRAVDLFEAARAALRAEAPAECRGPLAGTSDEELPVPSFPYGCAVCEVEVDPETGVAEVVRYTTVDDCGRAVNPLILHGQTHGGIAQGVGQALWEQCAYDAETGQLLSSTLMDYPLPRADMLPSLTTEISEVPSTAHPLGLRGGGEGGTTPALGAVINAICDALAELGVEHIELPATPERVWRAIRDAQARNAT